CAGTCCTTGTTGCCCACCACGATTTCCGCGTTGGTTCCTATGTCAATGAACAAAGTGGTTTCGTCGGTCAGATACATACCCGACCCCATGACGCCGGACACAATGTCCCCTCCCACGTAACTGGAGATGCAGGGATAAACCAGCGCCGTTACATGGGGCGCCAGATTAAGGCCGATATCCTCGGCCTTGATGGGCGGATAAAGCGTGGAGGTCGGGACGTAGGGCGAAAGCCTCAGGTACTTGGTTTTGACCTTGAGCAAAAGCTGGGTCATGGTGGTGTTTCCGGCCAGAGCCACCGCGGATATGTCGTCCACATCGATCTTGGACCGCTTGATCAGCCGTGCGATGATACTATTGATGGTGTCGATGACCGCCTGGTGCAGCTTGTCCAGGCCCCCGGCCTTATCAGCGTACATGATGCGGGTGATCACGTCTTCGCCGAAGCTGATCTGGCGGTTAAACTCCCCGTATTGCGCTAAAATCTCGCCGGTAAGGCAGTTGACCACCTCTCCGTAAACGGTGGTGGTGCCTATGTCGATGGCCAAGGCGAAGTTTCTGTCCGAGGTGTTTCCGGACTGTACATTAATAATGCGCGTTTTGCCGCATTCGCTGCGGACCGGGCGCGCCAGGATGAGAGTAGCTTTAAAGTCATCTTCGCGCAATGCATCCGGCAGCTTGCGCAGCACGGGCAGATTCACTTCCAGGCCGTGCTCATTTTCCTGCATGCGTAGATGATTGATTAAACGGGTCATGTCGCAGACATTATCCCCGAGAGTCGGAGGCGTAAGCTCCAGATACTTTTTCTCCACAGGAGGAATGAACAGACCCTGTTCCTTCAGGTAATCCATATCCATTTCCTGAATCCGGGCGGTCTTCCTGGGAGTGGAAGCCATATTGAGAACCGCTGAATCCACCGAGCTTTCCACGGGAACCAGGACCGTAAGGTCTTCGTTGACCACGGATTTGCAGGCCAGGCGGTAGCCTTTTTCCCAGTCTTCCGG
The sequence above is drawn from the Desulfatibacillum aliphaticivorans DSM 15576 genome and encodes:
- a CDS encoding ASKHA domain-containing protein produces the protein MVTIRFLPHEKEIKVEPGTILLRAAMEAGVHINASCGGEGACGKCRVHIEEGEVEGGGREKLRPEDWEKGYRLACKSVVNEDLTVLVPVESSVDSAVLNMASTPRKTARIQEMDMDYLKEQGLFIPPVEKKYLELTPPTLGDNVCDMTRLINHLRMQENEHGLEVNLPVLRKLPDALREDDFKATLILARPVRSECGKTRIINVQSGNTSDRNFALAIDIGTTTVYGEVVNCLTGEILAQYGEFNRQISFGEDVITRIMYADKAGGLDKLHQAVIDTINSIIARLIKRSKIDVDDISAVALAGNTTMTQLLLKVKTKYLRLSPYVPTSTLYPPIKAEDIGLNLAPHVTALVYPCISSYVGGDIVSGVMGSGMYLTDETTLFIDIGTNAEIVVGNKDWMMCAACSAGPAFEGGGVEHGMRASKGAIEDFSLDPITFEPMSLTIGNTKPKGICGSGLIIMLASMFEMGLIDNQGKFNRNLDTKRIREKDGIWEYVVAWADETQIDRDIVFTEVDIDNLIRAKGAIYSGCHTLLNEVGMDMQSLDRIILAGGFGSYIDLSSAMTIGLLPELDPGKVTFVGNGSLLGARMTVLTNKLRQDVVDVTNKMTNFELSETPSYMDHYMAALFLPHTEMGLFPKLKERLDARQAWREGKSDS